Within Pirellulales bacterium, the genomic segment GCGCAGGCCGCCAAGCCCGAGCCCCCTTGCCGGGGGAAGCCGATCAACGAGTGCCTTCCAAGGTAGCCGTTGACGACGATTCACGCCAACGAAAATCCAGGAAGTCCCGAGCCCTTTTTTGGGGTCTAGGACAAGAACTCGCGGTACCAGGCGATCGTTTCGCGCAGGCCTGCTTCGAGCGTCCAGCGCGAAGCCCATCCGAGCCTTGCGCGGGCCTTGGCACAGCTCAGATACTGCCGCGGGATCTCGGCGGTGGCCTGGTTTTGAATCACTGGCTCCAAGTCGGAACGCCCGAGCAGTGCCGCCATCAACTTGACCATCTCGACAACCGAAAGTGGGGTTTCGGTACCGAAGTTGAACGCCTCGCCGTAATTGGCCTCGTCCTGCAGGGCGTCGGCCAGATCGAGATACGCCGTCGCTGCGTCGCGGACATAGAAGTAATCGCGCACGAACGTGCCGTCGCTGCGAATCACCGGACGCTCGCCAGCCAACAAGGAGCGAATGGTGCCCGGTACCAACCTGCTGAAGTTCAAGTCGCCGGGTCCGAACAAATTGCCGCAACGTGTGATCGCAATCGGCAACCGGTAGGTCTGGAAATAGCTGCGCGCGATTTGTTCCGCGCAGGCCTTCGAAGCGTCGTACGGGTATCGACCAGCGAGCGGAAACGATTCGTCGTAGGGAAGCTGCGGGTGCTCGCCGTAGGCCTTGTCGCTCGAGGCCAGCACGATGCGCTTGACGAGTTGCGGGCACAGCCGGCAGGCCTCGAGCAGATTCCAGGTGCCGCGGATGTTGGCCTCGAAGGTCGACAGCGGCGAACGGTTGGCGGTGCCCACGATGGTTTGGGCGCCCAAGTGAAAGACGGTATGGATTTCGTGCTCGTTGACCGTCCGCAGCAGCTTTGGAAAATCTTCCAACTCGCCCGGAACGACGACGGTCGAGCGGTAGATGCCTTCGGAGAAGAAGGGGCTCACCCCGACCGAATCGCGCACCAGGGCGACGACCGCGGCGCCCCGGGCGAGCAGCTCGCGCACGAGCGCGGCACCCAGCAGTCCGGTCGCCCCGGTGACGAGCACGGGTCGATACTTCCAAGCGGGCTGGTTCATGAATCCGTGGCCGTCATCCAGGGGGCGTGACCGGAATTCCAGAGCGACTCGAGCTGGCGTTTATCGCGCAGGGTGTCCATCGGCTGCCAGAACCCCGGATGACAAAACGCCATCAACTGGCCGCGTGCGGCGAGTTGTTCGAGCGGCTCTCGCTCCAGGATACACCCGTCGCCATCTAGGTAGTCGAACAGCTCCGGCTCGAAAACGAAGAACCCGCCGTTGATCCAGCCTTCGCCGGCCTGCGGCTTCTCGGCAAACTCGCGGACCTGCTGGCCGGACAGCACGAGGGCCCCAAACCGCGCGGGGGGCCGGACGGCAGTGACCGTGGCGACACGGCCATGGGACCGATGAAACGCAACCAACTCGCGTATGTTGACGTTGCTCAGCCCATCGCCGTACGTGGCCATGAAAGTCTCGTTGCCGACCCAGCGGCGAAGCCGCTGGATGCGGCCGCCGGTCATGGTCTCGATGCCGGTATCGAAGACGCCGACGCGCCAATCCAGCTTGCCGGCGTCGATGGTTTCGACGGCACCGGACTTCAGATCGACGAAGAAATCATGATGATGCACGTGGGCGTTGTGAAAGTACTCCTTAATCACCTCGCCCTGGTAGCCGCAGGCCACGAGAAAGTCGCGAAAGCCGTGCGCGGCGTAGATGTGCAGCAGGTGCCACAGGATGGGCTTGCCGCCGATCTCGACCATCGGCTTGGGCCGTGTGGCCGTCTCTTCCGCCAGCCGCGTGCCGCGGCCGCCGGCCAAGATGATGGTTTGCATGAGTCGCCGTCGCAGGTCGAGTGAACGAATCGATCGCTCGATAGCCGATGTTAGCAGCCGCAAACGCGCTTCGACAGCGCAGCGCCGAGGGACCGTTCCGATTACAACGCCAGCAACGATTGTGCGGCCGACGCGGTGCGTCGGACGCCCTCGGCAGGAGTCGTCGCGGGCACCCAACCAGTGCGCAAATGCAGCCGCTCCAGGCTCACGGGATCGTGCTCCATCTCGCCCGCTCGCCCGGCCAGCGCGCCGAATTTCAACCGCGCCGGATCGATCCCCAGCACGCTGGCGGCATGTTCGGCGAACTCGCGTACGCTCAGCAGCTCGCCTGTGGCGAGATTCACCGTGGCCTCTTGCGCGGGTCGTAGATTGACTGCGGCCGCGAGCCGTAACAACCCCTCGGCCACATCGCCCACGTAGCAAAAATCTCGACGTTGGGTGCCGGCCGTGAGCGGGATATCGTCCGCCGTGGCGGCGGCCCGGATGAGCGTGTTGAGCAGCCTGCCTTCGCGTTCGCCGGGCCCGTAGACGGTAAACAACCGCGCCACCACGATCGGCAGCCCCGTCGCGGCCTGCGCTTCGAGATACCGCGTGGCGGCGAGCTTGGTGCGGCCATAGGCACTGGTGGGTTCTGCCGGCCCGCTTTCGCTCAGGTTGCCGCCGACATTGCCATACTCGAAGGCACTCCCGGCGTGAACGAGCACCGCCGGCGCAAGACCGGCCTGGGCACGTTGGAACTCGACCAACTCGCTCACCAACTCGGTGTTGATCCGGCGGAGCCGCGGCTCATCCTGCTCGAACGGATAAACCCCATATCCGGCAAGATTGAAAATCACCTCGGGTTGGCGATTTCGCAGCAGTTCGCGTACCGCTCCCGGGGTAGCCAGATCGCTCAGAATCACGTCCGACGCGACGGGCAGCGCCGCGGCCAGGGCACCCAGTCGGGCCTCGTCCCGACCCACGAGCAGCGGCCGCATCCCGGCCTCGGCAGCGGCCATTGCTGCCCAGCGGCCGACAAAGCCCGTGCTTCCCAGCACCAGGGCGCTGCGGCCGCGCAATCGATCGATCACCGTAGGGGGGAGCGACATCTTGGGTGCAAGGTACGGCAAAGCAAATTTCACAAGTCGATGGCCGGCGGCCGTTTCTATCCTGCCCGGGCGGCGGTGGTAGAATAGAGTTTCACACCAGCCGGGTCGCTTTTTGATTGTACCTGGCGAGTTGTCGGGGGATGGCCTGTGCTGCGAAAGCCGCCAAGCGCGAGCGTCTGGGCAGTCGTGCTCGGCGTGTTGGCGTTGCCATGGTCCGACGCGGCCTGGGGGGCCGAGCCGCAGACCGATGCGGCCGCCGACGCGTTTTTCGAGACCCAGGTCCGCCCCCTGTTGGTGGCGCGGTGCGGCAAGTGCCATGGTCCCAACGTTCAGGAGCCCAAGGGTGGGCTGGCCTTTTCTTCGCGCGAGCGACTGCTCGAGGGGGGCGACCGGGGGCCGGCAGTCGTTCCAGGGCAGTCCGAGCAGAGCCTGTTGATTGAGGCCGTGCGGCACGACCAGAACACCGATCTGCGGATGCCCCCCGGCGGCAAGCTGAGCGACGCCGAAGTGGCCACGCTCGCGCAATGGATCGCCGACGGCGTTGTCTGGCCGACGAGTACCGGCGCCACGGCCGCGGGTGAACTGCCGGCCGACTGGGCGTTTCAAGCGGTGGGCAACCCGGCGCCTCCCGACGTGCAAGACCGCTCGTGGCCCCGCGATGACCTCGATCGGTTCATCCTGGCGCGGCTCGAAGCCGCGGGGCTCGCGCCCGCTGCGCCGCTCGACAAGCCGGCCTGGTTGCGGCGCGTGACTTTCGACCTGATCGGGCTGCCGCCGACTCCCGAGGAACTGGACGCGTTCATGGGTGACACTTCGCCCGACGCCCTCGCCAAGGTGGTCGACCGTCTGCTGGCGAGTCCGCACTACGGCGAGCGCTGGGCGCGGCACTGGCTCGACGTGGTCGGCTATGCCGAGACCGACGGTCATGAGTTCGATACTCCCAAGCCCGACATGTATCGCTATCGCGATTACTTGATCGAGGCGTTCAACGAAGATTTGCCGTACGACGCCTTCGTGCGCGAGCACCTGGCCGGTGACCTCTTGCCGCTGCGGTTGAGTTCGGATGGCAAGCGGTTGGCCTCGCTCGTGGCGACGGGCTGGTTTTTTCTGGGCGACGTGCAGAACGTGCCCGTCGACGAGGCGCTGGCCGTGGCCAACATCGTCGATCGGCAACTGGACGTCGGTGGCAAGGCGTTTCTGGGCCTGACCGTCGGGTGCGCCCGCTGCCACGACCATAAGTTCGATCCGATTCCGACGGCCGACTATTACGCCCAGGCGGGGATGATCTACAGCACCGCCCGGGTCCATCGTTCCGTCGATTCGCCGAAACAGCTCGCGGCCATCGAAACCCAACGGCAGGCGCTGGCCGCATGCCAGAGCGAAATCGAGGCGATCGAAGAACAATTGCGCGGCGCAACGCGACGCGAACTCGTCGGCCAGTTGAAGGACTATCTGCTGACCGCGACTCGACTACTCGGCGCCGGCGCGCCGCCCGCCAAGCGGGACGTGGAGTCGGCGGCGCAACAGGCGGGGCTCGACGCGCGGCGACTGGCCATCTGGTGCGAACGGCTGCCAGCGCTCAAGCAAACCAAAGATCCGGTCTTTTACATTTGGACGCGGCTGATGGACCAGGAGGGACGCTGGTTCGCTCGACGCGCCGCGCAGTTAGGCGAACGACTGGCGCAGGTCCACGTGCCAGGCTACGGGCATCGCAACGGCGAAGCGATTGTCGAAGACTTTGAACAGGGCGCTGCTCATGGCTGGACGGCCACCGGGCCAGCTTTCGCGTCCGGCCCCGCGCAGGCCGTACCAGCCGACGTGCGCGGCGTCGCGGGGAGCGGATACGCCGATAGCCGCGGCGGTGTCGGCGATGTGTTGACCGGGCGATGGCTGAGCCCGCCCGTGGTGCTCAACAAGCCTTGGATCAATTTCCTGATCGCGGGAACGAATGCGCCTCAGCGCGTGTGCCTGAACACGCTCGTCTTCGGCCAGGCCTTGCCGGACCTGAGTGCCACCGGCGATGGCACCGATCAATTGCGGCTGGTGTCGATCCGTGTTCCCAATTTGCTGGGGCGGGAGTTGCAGTTTGAGCTTGTCGATACGGAAACGACGCCCGGCAGCCATGTGCTGGTCGACCAGATTTTCTTTTCCGATGAAGAGCCGCGAGCACCGGAGCCGAATCCGAACGCGCGGCTCGTCGAACTGCTGCGGGCCGGCCGGTTGAATTCGCTGGACGAGCTTGCGGAGCGGTACCAAACGGCGTTCGCTGAAGCGCTGGATGCCTGGCAGGCAAGCTGGCAACGGTATGCCGAGGCCGCCGCGGAGGCACGCGCGCCGCTGCCGCCACCACCCCAAGCCATCGAGCCTGCGGCTGCCGACGAGTTGCGCCGCTGGATCTGCGCTGCAGACTCACCGTTCGCGGTCACCAGCGCCGATGTGCCGGCCGGATCCGCGGCAATCACCGAGCGGCTCGCGGAGCTGTACAGCCAACGCGACGCCATCGTCGCGCAATTCCCCGAATCCACCCTGGCCCGCGTCGCTTGCGACGTGCATCCGCGCGACATGCGCGTGCAGATATCCGGCAGTCCCCAGAAGCTGGGCGAACTGGTCCCTCGAGGACTGCTGACCGCGCTGCACCACGCTTCGCCGCACCCGGAGCTTTCGGGCAGCGGGCGGCGCGAATGGGCCGCATGGATGACGGCGCCCGACAACCCCTTGACGGCCCGGGTGATGGTCAATCGCGTCTGGCTGCATCACTTCGGGCAAGGCCTGGTGCGCACACCCGACAATTTCGGCGCCTTGGGTGAACGACCGACACATCCCGACTTGCTCGATTACCTGGCACGCGAGTTCGTCCGCGAAGGCTGGTCGCTCAAGCGGCTGCATCGCCGCATCGCGCTATCGGCGACCTATCAACAAGGCAGCGCCATGTCGGCTCAGGCCGCGCAGAGCGACCCGGCAAATCGGCTGTGGCATCACGTACCCCAGCGGCGGCTCGAGGCCGAGTGCGTCCGCGACGCGCTGTTGGCCGTCGCGGGCAACCTCGATCGCAGTTTGTACGGGCGGCCCGTGCCGATCTATTTCCCGGCGTATGTGAAGTACATCGACTACCGCGATTCGCCGGGCGAGTCGGGCCCGCTAGACGGCGAGGGGCGCCGCAGCCTGTATCTGCAAGTGCGGCGCAATTATGCCGACATCCTGCTGTCGGCATTCGATTTCCCCAAGCCTGACAATTGCGTAGGGCTGCGGCGCACTTCGGTCCTGCCGGCGATGGCCCTGTCGATGCTGAACAACGACTTTGTGACGCATCAGGCCGGAGTTTGGGCCGGCGCGCTGCGCGCGGCCGCTCCGGCTACGAGCGCGCGCATCGAGTTGGCCTATCGTCAGGCTCTTTCGCGGCTGCCGGATGACGACGAACGCGCGGCCGCCGAGGTGTTCCTGCGCGAGCAAGCCGAGGCGTATCGGCAGTTGAACGCGCAGAGCGATGCCCCGGGCGACGCTTGGCACGACCTGTGCCATGTGATCTTCAACCTGCAAGAATTCCTGTATTCCCCCTGATCGCTCCCTCGCCGGCAATCCGGAATCGACCGCCACAATGCAGCCGCCCTCATGCCCTAACTGCGAACCGGCCGGGATGCAACCGCCGGGAAGCGAGCGCCCCTCGCGGCGCGAGTGGCTGCTGCGCGCCGCGGGCGGATTTGGCGGCCTCGCCTTGGCAGGGCTGCTTTCGTCGTGCCAACGGAGCGGCGGCGAGTCAGCCTCGCGGGCACCGGCCGATACGCCGCGCGCCCCCGGCCAGCGGCTGCCGCAGGTGGTCTCCACGGGTCCGCGCAAGCCAGCCCGCCACGTGATCTGCCTGTACATGGACGGCGGTCCCTCGCAAATCGACACCTTCGATCGCAAGCCGCGCTTGGATCGCGAAAACGGCCAACCGATCAAGATGAGCACGCCGCAGACGCAGTTCCGTATCGGGAACAAAGTGCTGGCCTCGCCGTTCAAGTTCTCGCAATATGGCGAAAACGGTACCTGGGTGAGCGAACTATTCCGCGAGACGGCGCAACACATCGATCGCTTGGCGCTGGTCCGCTCGATGGTCGCCGATCATTCGGAACACACGGCGGCCAATTACCAGATGCACACGGGCTGGCCGCTGCAGGGGCGACCGAGCATGGGCTCGTGGATCACCTACGGGCTGGGCACCGAATGTCAGGACCTGCCGGGCTATGTCGTGCTCGATGCCGGGCAGTTGCCGCTCGGTGGGCTCGAATGTTTCAGCCAGGGCTTCTTGCCGCTGTCGACGCAGGGGACGCTGTTCCGTCGCGGCGACTATCCGGTGGCCGATATCCGGCCGCAGGAGCCGCGTCCCGACCTGCAGCGCCGCAAGCTCGACTTGATGACGCAGTGGAACCGGCATCACCAGTCAGGAGGAGCCAACTATCCCGAGTTGGAAGGCCTGATTGCGCAGTACGAAATGGCGTTCCAGATGCAATCGGCCGTGCCGGCGCTCGTCAACATCTCCGACGAGACGCCCGCCATGCTGCGCAACTATGGCATCGACCAGCCGCACAGCGAGGTGTTCGGGCGGCAATGCCTGCTGGCCCGGCGGTTGGTCGAACGCGGGGTGCGTTTCGTACAGGTCCTGCCGCCGCCGCTGCCCGATCACAACCACTGGGACCAGCACAACAAGCTGGCCGCCTATCATCGCGACAATGCCCTGGCGGTCGATCGTCCGATCGCCGGGCTGATCACCGATCTCGTTGCCCGTGGGCTGTGGGACGAGACGCTGCTGGTCTGGGGCGGAGAATTCGGCCGGACGCCCACTGCCCAGGAGATGCCCGACGGCCAGCACGGCCGCGACCACAATCCCTATGGGTTCACGATGTGGCTGGCTGGCGGAGCCGTGCGTGGTGGGACGATCTATGGCGCGACCGACGAGTACGGCTATTACGCCGTGGAGAACCCTGTGCACGTGCACGATCTCCACGCGACGATTTTGCAGCTCATGGGCATCGATCACACGCAACTAACCTATCGGTATGGCGGGCGCGATTTCCGTCTGACCGACGTGTACGGCAACGTCGTCCACGATTTGATCGCCTAGAGACTGCATGGGCGTGAACGGCACCGCAACCAGCCAACGTGGCCATCTCGCGGCAGCTTACGCCGGCCTCGTGCTGCTGCCGGCGGTGGCGCTGGTCGACACGCTGGCGGCCAGCGTGCAAGGCTGGCCCCCCGCGGCGCGGGGCAACTATGGGTCGTTGATGTTCGCGGCCTGCGGCGCGGCCCTGATCGCCGCCACGGCATCGTTTCTGTGCGCCTTGCTCGTCGGACCGGTGCGCAGGGCGCTGCGCCGCGCGTCCTGGCGGCTCTTGTCGCTCAGCACTGCTACGCTGGCCGGCGTGCTGCTGGCCGAAGCGCTGCTCGCGGCGTTTGCTCCCGGGCCGCCGTTTCATCTGCGGCCGCCAGGGACGACGTATGTGTTCGATCCCGACCCCTTCACGCTGTATCACGTCAGCGGCGAGGCGTACAGCACGATCAACGCGCAAGGCGTGCGTGGTCCTGAACTGCCGCCGCGCGATCAGGCAATGCGCGTCCTCTGCGTGGGTGGCAGCACGACGGAATGCTACTACCTGGACGACGACGAGTGCTGGACCGCACAACTCGCCGGGCAGTTGCAGCGGTGCAGCGAATGCCCGGTTTGGGTCGGGGC encodes:
- a CDS encoding DUF1501 domain-containing protein, yielding MQPPGSERPSRREWLLRAAGGFGGLALAGLLSSCQRSGGESASRAPADTPRAPGQRLPQVVSTGPRKPARHVICLYMDGGPSQIDTFDRKPRLDRENGQPIKMSTPQTQFRIGNKVLASPFKFSQYGENGTWVSELFRETAQHIDRLALVRSMVADHSEHTAANYQMHTGWPLQGRPSMGSWITYGLGTECQDLPGYVVLDAGQLPLGGLECFSQGFLPLSTQGTLFRRGDYPVADIRPQEPRPDLQRRKLDLMTQWNRHHQSGGANYPELEGLIAQYEMAFQMQSAVPALVNISDETPAMLRNYGIDQPHSEVFGRQCLLARRLVERGVRFVQVLPPPLPDHNHWDQHNKLAAYHRDNALAVDRPIAGLITDLVARGLWDETLLVWGGEFGRTPTAQEMPDGQHGRDHNPYGFTMWLAGGAVRGGTIYGATDEYGYYAVENPVHVHDLHATILQLMGIDHTQLTYRYGGRDFRLTDVYGNVVHDLIA
- a CDS encoding GDP-mannose 4,6-dehydratase is translated as MNQPAWKYRPVLVTGATGLLGAALVRELLARGAAVVALVRDSVGVSPFFSEGIYRSTVVVPGELEDFPKLLRTVNEHEIHTVFHLGAQTIVGTANRSPLSTFEANIRGTWNLLEACRLCPQLVKRIVLASSDKAYGEHPQLPYDESFPLAGRYPYDASKACAEQIARSYFQTYRLPIAITRCGNLFGPGDLNFSRLVPGTIRSLLAGERPVIRSDGTFVRDYFYVRDAATAYLDLADALQDEANYGEAFNFGTETPLSVVEMVKLMAALLGRSDLEPVIQNQATAEIPRQYLSCAKARARLGWASRWTLEAGLRETIAWYREFLS
- the rfbF gene encoding glucose-1-phosphate cytidylyltransferase, whose product is MQTIILAGGRGTRLAEETATRPKPMVEIGGKPILWHLLHIYAAHGFRDFLVACGYQGEVIKEYFHNAHVHHHDFFVDLKSGAVETIDAGKLDWRVGVFDTGIETMTGGRIQRLRRWVGNETFMATYGDGLSNVNIRELVAFHRSHGRVATVTAVRPPARFGALVLSGQQVREFAEKPQAGEGWINGGFFVFEPELFDYLDGDGCILEREPLEQLAARGQLMAFCHPGFWQPMDTLRDKRQLESLWNSGHAPWMTATDS
- a CDS encoding PSD1 and planctomycete cytochrome C domain-containing protein, with product MLRKPPSASVWAVVLGVLALPWSDAAWGAEPQTDAAADAFFETQVRPLLVARCGKCHGPNVQEPKGGLAFSSRERLLEGGDRGPAVVPGQSEQSLLIEAVRHDQNTDLRMPPGGKLSDAEVATLAQWIADGVVWPTSTGATAAGELPADWAFQAVGNPAPPDVQDRSWPRDDLDRFILARLEAAGLAPAAPLDKPAWLRRVTFDLIGLPPTPEELDAFMGDTSPDALAKVVDRLLASPHYGERWARHWLDVVGYAETDGHEFDTPKPDMYRYRDYLIEAFNEDLPYDAFVREHLAGDLLPLRLSSDGKRLASLVATGWFFLGDVQNVPVDEALAVANIVDRQLDVGGKAFLGLTVGCARCHDHKFDPIPTADYYAQAGMIYSTARVHRSVDSPKQLAAIETQRQALAACQSEIEAIEEQLRGATRRELVGQLKDYLLTATRLLGAGAPPAKRDVESAAQQAGLDARRLAIWCERLPALKQTKDPVFYIWTRLMDQEGRWFARRAAQLGERLAQVHVPGYGHRNGEAIVEDFEQGAAHGWTATGPAFASGPAQAVPADVRGVAGSGYADSRGGVGDVLTGRWLSPPVVLNKPWINFLIAGTNAPQRVCLNTLVFGQALPDLSATGDGTDQLRLVSIRVPNLLGRELQFELVDTETTPGSHVLVDQIFFSDEEPRAPEPNPNARLVELLRAGRLNSLDELAERYQTAFAEALDAWQASWQRYAEAAAEARAPLPPPPQAIEPAAADELRRWICAADSPFAVTSADVPAGSAAITERLAELYSQRDAIVAQFPESTLARVACDVHPRDMRVQISGSPQKLGELVPRGLLTALHHASPHPELSGSGRREWAAWMTAPDNPLTARVMVNRVWLHHFGQGLVRTPDNFGALGERPTHPDLLDYLAREFVREGWSLKRLHRRIALSATYQQGSAMSAQAAQSDPANRLWHHVPQRRLEAECVRDALLAVAGNLDRSLYGRPVPIYFPAYVKYIDYRDSPGESGPLDGEGRRSLYLQVRRNYADILLSAFDFPKPDNCVGLRRTSVLPAMALSMLNNDFVTHQAGVWAGALRAAAPATSARIELAYRQALSRLPDDDERAAAEVFLREQAEAYRQLNAQSDAPGDAWHDLCHVIFNLQEFLYSP
- a CDS encoding NAD-dependent epimerase/dehydratase — encoded protein: MSLPPTVIDRLRGRSALVLGSTGFVGRWAAMAAAEAGMRPLLVGRDEARLGALAAALPVASDVILSDLATPGAVRELLRNRQPEVIFNLAGYGVYPFEQDEPRLRRINTELVSELVEFQRAQAGLAPAVLVHAGSAFEYGNVGGNLSESGPAEPTSAYGRTKLAATRYLEAQAATGLPIVVARLFTVYGPGEREGRLLNTLIRAAATADDIPLTAGTQRRDFCYVGDVAEGLLRLAAAVNLRPAQEATVNLATGELLSVREFAEHAASVLGIDPARLKFGALAGRAGEMEHDPVSLERLHLRTGWVPATTPAEGVRRTASAAQSLLAL